The nucleotide sequence TGCGCTGTTCCCCGAGGCCGGGCGGTGCCCGTCATGGCCGTGTCGGGCCACGTCGGACCGGTGCGGAGGGGTCCGACGCCGCGGCGACGGTGGCTGCCCGGATGGCTGCGAGGAGGCGGTCGGACACGTCCACCGGGGGCGCCGGCGACGACGGGTCGTCGTCGTACAGCGCGGTGCCGAGGTCAGCCAGGCCGCGCCGCACGCGGGTCAGTGCGGCGTGCCGGCGGGCGAGGTCGGCATCGGCGCGGATCCGGGCGCGGAGCCGGGCCGCCGTCACCTCGTCGAGCAGGCCCGCCTGCAGGTCGGCCAGCACGTCCCAGCACGCGTCGCCGGCAGCGCATACGTGGTGCTCAGCGCCGTGATCGTCGCCGTCACCGGGCAGCTCGTCCATCCGTGCATTATGGAATGTTCGCGCTCCCGGCGGCGTTCAATGGAAGGCGTGGCCAGGTGAAGACCACGCCGTCTAGGTCGTTACCGAAGAGGTCGTGAAGAAGATGTTGCGTCGAACGTTGGCTGCCGTGGGGTCCGCGGCGGTCGTGGGGGCAGGAGCGCTGGCAATCGCCGTCGGCGCCACGCCCGCTACGGCGAACGCTGCCCCGTGCAGCATGTCCATCCAGCCGTTCAATCCCTACCTGCAGACGTGCGGGATCCCTAATGACCCGCCGAAGGTGCGGGGTGCCTCACCGGGCGCCGGCGCTATCATCGCGTGCCGCAACATTCCGGGGTGCCTCTCGTACGTCGTTAACGGCGGGCCCGGATTCGGTTACTGACCGTTCCGGATCCGCGTCGTCCAGTGCCCGCGCCAGTTTGGCGCGGGCACGCGCGCATCTGCTCTTGACCGTCCCCTCGGCGATGCCGAGCAGGCGGGCGGTCTCGCCGATGGAGTAGCCGTGCATGTCGACGGCCACCACCACGGCGCGCTGCTCGGCGGGGAGCCGGACGAGTTCGCGTTCGATCATCAGTGTGGTGTCCACCCGTGCGGTGGGATCGTCGGCGGGGTGCGCATCGCCCTCGAGCGGGACGGTGCTGTGAGTCTTGTTGCGGCGCAGCCGATCCAGACATGCATTGACGACGATCCGATGTAGCCAGCTGCTCACCGACGCGTCGTAGCGAAACGTCCGGGCCCGGCGGTGTGCCGCCAGTAGGGCGTCCTGGAGGGCGTCGGCGGCGTCCTCCCGGTTGCGGCTGGTGAGATGGGCCAGCCGGTAGAGCTGGCGGTGGTGGCGGTGCACCAGGACCTCGAACGCCGTGCGGTCGCCGGCGACGTGCGCGGCGAGCAGCTCGGCATCGGTCCGGTGTCTCCCGGCGTCGCGGTCGTAGCTGCTCACAGCCCAAACCCTAGGTACCGCGGCGCACCCCCTTCGACACCAATTCGGGCGAGCGGCCGGCAGACCGGTCACGAGCTGGCCGCATCCGCGCGGGCGGGCGCCGCGGACCCCTGGGGATGACGCCCCAAGGACGCGTCAGGACGACGCGTCAGGAAGCCGACGTGAGCGTGATGTCCGACAGCGCCGACTCGCTGCGGCCGTCGACCGTCCCCAGCGTGGTGATCCACACCAGCACCGTGGAGGTGGGCTGGGCGTTGGCGATGTCGATGGTGTTGGCGCCGGTCTTCATCGGCGTCGGCGGCGTGAGTTCGGTGGTCTCCGCGAGCGACGTCGGGTTGGCCGTCGACGCCGAGCGGATCTGGATCGACGTGCCGGTGCTGTTGAGCGTGATCGACACCGACGCCAGCGTGGTGGGCTGCGGTAGTTGGAGCAGCAGACCGACGCCACTCTTGAACGACGGGAACGGCGCCGCGTCGCTGTAGGTATCCGTCGGCCATGCGGTGCCGGGGTTGCCGTCGATGGCCAGGCCGGCGTCGCTGGGATTGTCGGCCTCCCCGCCCGGCGAGAACACCGTGGCGCGAACGGGTTTGACGGTCCCGGTGTTCGCGGTGCTGGTCTCGCTGGTGGGGGCGTTGAGCCCGAGCTCCTGGCGGTCGAGCGGCCCGCCGACGTCGCCGAAGACGCCGCGCAGCCCGATCGCCAACCCGGCGAGCACGATGATGAGGATCACCGCGCCGACGCTGACGCCGATCACCAGTCCGCGGCGGCGGCGGTTGCGGGTCTCCGGGTCGTCGAGTCGGGGGCCGGATCCGCCCTCGGCGGGTTCGTCGACGGGATTGATCACCTCGGTGCGATCGGCGACCGCGGTGGCCTGCTGCAGCAGGTTCAGCAGCGTCGCGGCGGTGCGGATGCCGCCGTTCTCCTGGACGGCGCGCGCGGCGGCGGCCGAGATCTGGAACGGGATGTCGCGGTCGAGGGCGCGGGGTTCGACGGGCTGGCCCGCCGGGTCCTCGTCGGCCGCGGCCAGACCGCTGCGCACGCCGGTCTCCGGCAGCGGCCAACGGTTGACCAGCAGGGCGTACAGCGCGGCGCCGATGCCGCGGATGTCGCCCTCGGGGGAGGCGTCGGCCAGGGTCGCCGGGAAGGCGAGCGCGACGTCGCCATCGATGCTGACCCGGACGCGGCCCGGGTGGTCGATGGACAGCGCGACGCCCTGCCGGTGCGCGGCCTCGGCGGCGGCGGCGAGCGACTGGATCGCCCGCGCCCCGCCGATCGGCGAGGGCGAGGTCTCGGCGACCTCGGCGAGTGATCCGCCGCGAATCCATTCCGACACCACCAGGCCGCCGGACCCGGTGTTCGCGACGTCCAGGACGCGCGCGACGCCGAGCATCTCCAGGCGGCTCAACTTCAGCGTGCGCGCGAGGATCTGCTGGACCTCGTCGTCGGCCAGCGTCGCCTCGGGGTCCACGAAGGTCAGTGCCACCTGCCGGTCCAGCGCGGTGTCGAGGGCATGCCAGAACTGCAGGTGCGGCGGGCCGCCGTGGAAGACCAGCAGGCGGTATCGGCCGCCGGCGATGGTCGCCCCCGGGATGAGGTGCACGTCGTCGTCGGTGGCGGCCTCGATGGCCGGTTCGTTCGGCATACCGAACGACATCGGCTCGCGGGTCGGGTCACCGCCGTAGTCGGCGGGCGGGCGGCCCGAGACCGACGCGGTCTCGGTGGACACGTCGGGCTCGAAGTCGTCGGCCGAAGGGCGCGGGATGCGCGTCGTGGCGCCGCCGTCCGGACCCGACGCGGGACCACCCGCGGATTCGTCGCTCACCGCCGGTGCTCCTCTCCACGGTCGCCGCCCGGGTGCGGGCGCACCAAGGCCGTCAGGTGCCGCCGGGCCGATCCGTCGTGGCGGCGGGTACGTGTGCTCAGGGTACGGGAAGTGCCTCGTCGGACGCGGTCGGACCGGCGGTCCGAGCACCGGGGCGGGCTGGCTCGGGCCCGGGGGGACACCGCCGCTCGGGGCGGTGGCACCGCGGCCCAGTCGGCGTCGTACGAACGCGATCGCCGACGCGGCCTCGGGGACCTTCGCGGCCACCATCACCCCGCCGATGATCGGCGCCATGATGAGCCCGAGCACGACCAGGCGCAGCAGGGAACCGGCGCCGCCGCCGGAGTCGGTGAGCCGCTCGAGCCCCAGCAGCTGGTCCACGACGTGGGCGATCAGTCCGGCGCCGAGCGAGGCGGCGATGGCCACCAGGATGGTGCGGATCACCGCCAGCTCGAGCAGCCGGCCGCCCGGCGGCTTGAGGTTGGTCCGCAGCAGCACGTGGCCGACGGTGGCACCGGCGAGGAAGCCGAGACCGTTGGCGAGTCCCAGGTACCCGGCGACCAGGTTCGGGTCGTCGGTGACGTGGGGTGCGGCCAGCGACGCCGCGATCTTCACGACGGTGATGACGACGATGAGCAGGATCGGCGTCCACGGCTGCTCGCGGGCGTAGAACACCCGCAGCTGGAGCAGCACCAGCGCGTAGGGGATCAGCGTGAACGACGACAGCGTGATGGCCAGGCCGAGGTAGCCGGCGTCGACGGCGCCGAAGTTGCCGTAGGCGAACAGGGCACTGCCGATCGCGGGACCGCCGACCGTCATGAACGCCACGATGGGGATCAGCGTCACCATGGTCAGCCGGGTGGCCAGCGACAGGTCGCCGAGCACCGCGCGGATGTTGTTTGCGGCGGCGTTGCGCGACAACCGGGGCATCACCACCGTCAGGACGGTGACGCCGATCATGCCGAACGGCAGCTGCAGGATGAGCCAGGTGTAGTTGTAGATGGCGGGCCCGGAAGCGGCTGCGCTGCTGGCGATCTGGTTGCCTACGATCAGGCCCACCTGGCTGATGAGCACGTACAGCACCATCGCGGTGGCCATGGTGCCGAACCGCTTGAGCCGGTCGTCGATGCCCCACAGTGGGCGCAGGCTGATCCGTTCCCGGCGGATCGCCACGAACAGCACCGCGGTCTGCGCCACCACACCGAGGGTCGTGCCGATGCCGAGGACGAGCAGCTTCGCGTCGCCCATCCGCACCGGGTCCAGCGAGAGCTCGCCGGGCACGACCAGGTAGAGGCCCAGCGTCGCGATGGCCACCACGTTGTTGAGCACCGGTGCCCACGCCGGAGGCCCGAAGACGTTGCGCGTGTTGAGGATCGCCATGAACACCGACGACAGCCCGTAGAAGATCACCTGCGGCAGCAGCAGGTACGCGAAGGCGGTCGTGAGCGGTCGGTTCACCAGCGGGTCGTCGCCGAGCATGAGCCGCACCAGCAGCGGGGCCGCGGCGACCGAGACGAGCGTCGTCGCCAGCAGCAGGGCGGTGGCGAGTGTCATCAGCCGCCGGACGAAAGCCGTTCCGCCGTCGGCGTCGTCGCGCTCGGCGCGGGCCAGCACCGGGACGAAGATGGCCGTGAAGGTCGCCTCCAGCACCAGGGCGGCCACCAGGTTGGGCAGCTGATTGGCCACGGAGAACGCACTGGACAGCGCGGCGCCGAGGATGGTGGCGAGCAGCACGATGCGGAAGAAGCCCGTGATGCGGCTGATGAGCGTGGCGAAGGCCATGCCCCAGGACCGCGAGACGACCGCGGCGTCGGACAGTTCCTTGCGGGGCGGCGCCGCGGCCTGGCCGGCCCGCCGCCGCGGAGCCGGCCCGCGGGGGATCCGCTGGCGGGGCGGCGCGGGGACGGGACGCCGGGGGGCGGTCACCTGTCGTCCGGGGCGTGCGCGATGGCCGTGTCGAGCGGATCGCCGCGGCCGGCATCGGGCCGGTCGGCGCGCGACGGCCGGTCGAGGTCCGCACGGTCCGGTTGGCCGCGGAACCGGTGCCACAACCGCCGCCCGACGAGCAGTGCCAACACCACGCCGCCGGTGAGCGTGATGAAGAACAGGACCTTGCCGTAGGCGTTGGAGTGCACCGACAGCCGGACCGGCTCGCCGAGCGTCAGTCCGTCGGCGGTGCGCAGCGCGACGTCGACGGCCACGCGCTGGGTGAAGTGCACCTCGATCGGCACCCGCAGCGGGAGGTAGCCCGGCGGCAGTTCGATCTCGCCCATGTCGGTCACCGTCATGCCGGGCGGCGCGTCGACGTCGAGGCGCACCCGGATCGGGACCGGGAGGTCGTTGCGCAGCGCCAGCGGCAGGGGGCTGCGCTCGGTGGCGAGCGTGTACGACCCACCGGGATTGACGATCGTCACGGCCTTGAACAGGTCGTCGACGGTCCCCGACACCCGGTCCACCCGCTGCTCGGCCAGGCCGTTACGGGCGTCCGGCGGCACAGACTGGCTCAGGGCGCGCAGCATGTCCTCGCGCAGCGGCGCGGTGTACTGCGGACCGGTCAACCCGGTGCGGGTGTCGGTGGTCAGCGCACCGGTGAGACCCCACAACCGGCCGGTGACCGAGGAGATCTCGGAGGTCACGCCGTCGCTGAAGCGGGCGCGCGGGTTGCCCAGCGCGTCGGACGGCAGCGGCCCGTCGAACGTCGGGGTGACCCCGCGGCTCTCCGCCAGGACCGCAGGCAGCGGCCGCGGGATGGCGAGCCCGGAGTGGATCGAGGTGGCGAGCGCCGACAGCATCGCCGTCGCGTCGTCGGACTGCAGGTCCCACGACAGCGGCGGGACGAGGAGTTCGGACCGCGGTTCGGTGCGCGGCCGCAGCCCGCGCCACAGCATGGCCGCGACGGCGTCCTGGCGGCGCGCCACCAGCGAGTCGTGCTGCAGCGGCACCTCGAGCGACGCGTCGAGGTAGGACGGTGACAACGGCTTGCTGCCCGCCCCGGCCAGGGCGGCGCCGACCGTCGGGTCGAACGGTGCGGTCACCACGGCGGCGCTGTAGCGGCGCGGGGCGAGGTCGGCGGGCGGCGGGTCGCCCGCGGCGGAGTCCTGCGCGACGTAGTCGGGCGCGGCGATCGCGACGGTCGGGCCGCGTTCGGAGAGCAGCCGGATCGCGCCGCCGGTGAGCGCGCCGTCGCCGACCAGCGTGGCACCGCGGACCGACTGCACGCCGAGGATCTGGTCGACGACGTCGGCGGTGTCGGTGGTGGCGGTCGCGGCGAGACCCGGGTCGCCGACGCGGTGCAGCGCGGTCAGATCGGCCTGCGCGTACACCGTCGGCGTGACGCAGGTCCGCTGCGCCAACGACCGCAGCCGGCCCAGCCAGTTGACGGCCGCCTCCTGCCCGGTGCCGGGCCGGGTGGGGCCGCCCAGCCCGCCGTCGCGGTTCTCGGCCACCACGTAGCCGGTCGTCATCGCGTTGACGGTGACCAGGAGGTCGGGATCCACGGCCAGACACAGCGCGCTGCGGATCTGACCGGTGGGATCGACCGAGGGGCTCGTCGCAAAGTCCGCGGCGGCCAGCAGCACGTCGAGCCGGCCACCGCCGGCCAGCGAGGTGGCCAGGTCGTCGTCGGCGAGGCGCACCGGCGTCGTGCCGCCCGGCGCGCCCGCCGCCAGGCGGGGACGGTCGGCCAGCGGCCACAGCATGGTGGTCCGCACCGGTCGCGACGTGTCCGGGGGGACCACCGCGGTGACCGGGTCACTGCTCTCGCGGGACGGATCGGGGGGCACGCCGACGACCGGCAGCAGGAAGCGGGCGTCGTCGAGGCGGGCCGGCGCGCCGTAGTCCGGGGTGCCGTTGACGTTGACGAGCACCGGATAGACACCCGGATCGGCGATGCGCAGCGACGGTCCCTCGGCGGCGCGCAGCGGGTACGACAGCGTGAACGCCGCACTCTGACCCTGGTTGAGTTCCGGTGCGACGGTGATGAAGTCGGCCACCGGCTGGTACTGCTCGCCGTCGCCGGTGAGGTTGGTGCGCAGGCCCGCCGACGTCGTCACGGCCGGCGCGTGCTCCATGCGGATGACGACGTCGCGCACCGAGCGGTCGCCGATGTTGGCGACCCGGCCGGTGACCGTTACCAGCGGCTGGCCCGCGGTGGTGACGATGTCGGGGGTGACGCTGTCGATGCTGAGCTTGAGGAACTGCGCGGCGCCCGGTTCGCCGGCCGCGGCGCGGGGGAGGACGGCGGGAGCCAGGACGAGCGCCGCCGCCAGCAGCATGCACAGCAGCCGCCACGGGGTGAGGACGTGCAACGTCGCAGCGGCCCGACCCGCCGCACGGTGTGTCATGGCCCCTGACCGCAGCCGTTCGTCCGCCGGCCGGGCGTGGGTGGGGCGGCGTCGTCGGCGCGGCGGCCGCGGGTGTGCGAGTGCGTCTGCGGCCGACGTCGCGGTGAGGTGCGGGGGAGTGGCGGCAGGGCGGCCGGTCCGTGGGCGTGCAGCGTGTCGATGAGTTCTCCGGCGACCTGGGCCAGTTTGCGCTCGTCGGCGTACGCCAGCCGCGACGGCAGTTCGCGCAGCGGCACCCACGCCACCTCGGTCACCTCGACGTCCTCGTCGGACAGTTCACCGCCGAGGAAGCGCATGAGGTAGTGGTGCACGGTCTTGTGGACGCGCCGGCCCTCGGTGACGAACCAGTAGTCGATGCTGCCGAGCGCGGCGAGCACGCTGCCCTGCACACCGGTCTCCTCGGCGACTTCCCGGACGGCGGTCTGCTCGGCGGTCTCGCCCATCTCGATGTGACCCTTGGGCAGTGACCACAGCATGCGACCGCGCCGGTCGATCCGCCCGATGAGCGCGGCGACCTGGCGTTCCTTCGGGCCGTCGAGGCCGTCGATGACGAGTCCGCCCGCCGACGTCTCGTGGACCGTGCGGAGCCGGTCGTGCGCCCGCCGGGCGGGGGCGGCCTTGTGGCTGCCGGAGATGGTGGCGGGGGAGGGCACGGCGCGGTGGGGTTCCTGGGCTGCGGGCGGTTCGGTGGCGGGTGGTGCGGGCGTCGGGCGGGGGGCCTTCGGCGAGGGCGTCGGTGGTGTCGCGGCGGACGGCGTGGCCTCGGGCGGACCTGCCGAGCGTCGGCCGCGGCGCCTCCCCCGGCGCCGTCGTGGTTTGGCCTGTTCGCCCTCCGACACCCAAGCGATAGTAGCCAACACCTCCTTTACACTCCCCGGCCACTCGCCGTTGGTGCCGGGCTGATGCGTAGTCGTTACGCTGCCGGGAGTTCGACGCGTTCCGCCCATTAGGCTCATCGAACGTGCCGAGTGACCTGAGCGCCGAGTCGATGGCGACCGCGATGCGCAACCTGTTGCCGCACGCCCCGCTGCTGCGTGACCTGGGGTCGTTGTTCGCCGCGGCCGGCCACGAGCTGTACCTGGTCGGCGGGAGCGTCCGCGACGCGGTGCTCGACCGGCCGGTGACCGATCTGGACTTCACCACCGACGCCCGGCCCGACGCCATCGCGCGCATCGTGCGGCGCTGGGCCGACGGGATGTGGGACACCGGGATCGACTTCGGCACGATCGGCGCCACCAAGGGCGAGCACCGTCTGGAGATCACGACGTTCCGCGCCGACAGCTACGACCAGGTGTCGCGCAACCCGACCGTCGAGTTCGGCGACCGGCTCGACGACGACCTGGTGCGGCGCGACTTCACGGTCAACGCGATGGCCGTGCGGCTGGACGCGGACGGCATCGGCGCGTTCCACGATCCGCTCGGCGGACTGGCCGCGGCGGCCGAACGCCGGCTCGACACCCCGTCGGCGCCGGAGGTGTCCTTCGGCGACGATCCGCTGCGGATGCTGCGGGCCGCGCGGTTCGTGTCGCAGCTCGGCTTCGTCGTGGCGCCGCGGGTGTTCGAGGCGATGGAGCGGATGGCCCCGGAGCTGGGCCGCATCACCGCCGAACGAGTGGCCGCCGAATTGGACAAGCTGCTGCTGGGCGTCGACCCGGTCGCGGGCATCGACCTGATGGTCCGGACCGGACTGGGGGCGGTGGTGCTGCCCGAGGTCGGCGACATGCGGATGGCGATCGACGAACACCACCAGCACAAGGACGTCTATCAGCATTCGCTGACGGTGCTGCGGCAGGCGATCGACCTCGAGGAGCCCGGTGCGGCGCCGGACCTGGTGCTGCGCTGGGCGGCGTTGCTGCACGACGTCGGCAAGCCCGCCACGCGTCGGCACGAACCCGACGGCGGCGTCAGCTTCCATCACCACGAGGTGGTCGGCGCGAAGATGACCCGCAAGCGGATGCGCGCGCTGAAGTACTCCAAGCAGATGGTCGACGACGTGTCCCAGCTGGTGTATCTGCACCTGCGCTTCCACGGCTACGGCGACGGCACGTGGACCGATTCGGCCGTGCGGCGCTACGTCACCGACGCGGGTCCGCTGCTGTCCCGGCTGCACAAGCTGGTGCGCGCCGACTGCACCACGCGCAACAAGCGCCGCGCCGCGCGGCTGAGAGCGAGCTACGACGACCTCGAGCACCGCATCGCCGAGCTCGCCGCCAAGGAGGATCTCGCGCGGGTGCGGCCCGACCTGGACGGCAACGAGATCATGCGGATCCTGGACATTCCGGCCGGACCGCTGGTCGGCAAGGCGTGGAACCACCTGAAGGAGCTGCGGCTGGACCGCGGGCCACTGGACCACGACGACGCCGTCGCCGAATTGCGGACGTGGTGGAACGCGCAGCAGTCCTGATGCGTCCAAGTCTTCGATGACGGATGCTCGCCCGGGGCGAGCGGCGCGGAGAGGGGACGTCGGTGGAGTACTGCCTCGGTGACGGCAACGGGCTGGCGGAGATGTTCGCCGCCGAGCCCACGGTGGACCTCGACGGCGACGGTGTGCCCGACGCCGTCGGGTTCGACGTCGACGCGGACGGGATGGACGACGCCCTGGTGGACGTCGACGGGGACGGCAGGGCCGATCAGCTGGTGGTCGACGTCGGGTCCGACGAGGACCGATTCACCGACGACGGCTCGGGGACCTGGGCGGTGAGCGCCGACCGGGGCGCGCAGCTGCGCTGGCTCGGACTCGACGGCGTCGCCGCGCAGGGCGGGCCGCTGGTCGACTTCGACGGCGACGGCCAGGCCGACGATCGGCTGCTCGATGCCGACCGCGACGGGTCGGCCGACCGGGTGTTCGCCGGCGAGCGGGCCTACGTCGACACCGACGGCGACGGGTCCTGGGACGTCGTGCTGTCCGACGCCGACGGTGACGGCGCGGCGGACGCGGCAGGACCGCCCTAGCCGTCGCGAAGGTCAGCCGTTGGGAAGGTCAGCCGTCGGGAGGTCTAGCTGCGGCCCGCACCCGGCGGGCCGGCGAAGGCCTGCGCGATCGTCAGCCACCGGGTGGCGTCGTCGCCGGTGGCCACGACGTCGAGCGCGCCGGGCGCGCGGCGCTGAGTGACCAGCATGCAGAAGTCCTCGGCCGATCCGGTGACCCGCTGCGCGGCGTCGTCGGGTCCCCACGTCCACGTCGAGCCGTCCGGGGCGTGCAGTTCCACGTGAAACGGTGCGGTCGGCGGCACCAGGCCGTGCACGGTGAACGCGAAGTCGCGGGTGCGCACGCCGATGTGCGCGATGGACTTCAGCCGCGCCGTCGGCTCACGGCGGACCCCGAAGGCGTCGGCGACGTCCAGCCCGTGCGCCCAGGTCTCCATGAGACGCGCGGTGGCCATCGACGTCGCGCTCATCGGCGGTCCGAACCACGGCAGCTTGCGGCCGGCGGGCACGTCCAGCAGCTCGTCGTGCAGCCGCGCCCGGGTGCTGCGCCACTCGTCGAGCAGTTCGGCGGGAGGCAGCGCGGCGAGTTCCTCGGCCCCGGCGTCGACGAAGCCGGTCGGGTTCGTGGCCGCTGCGCCGAGCAGGTCGGCGAACCCCGCCTCGTCGGTCACGGCGATCACGGCGACGCGGTCGGTCCACAGCAGGTGCGCGATCTGGTGGGCCACGGTCCACCCCGGCGCGGGCGTCGGCGTCGACCACTGGGCTGCGTCGCGCGTGGCGACGATGCCGTCGAGGTCGTCGCTTTCGGCTCGCAGATCGGCGACGGTGCCCGCGAGGGCGTCGGATCCGGCCATGGCGACACCCTAGACCGGCGAGGTTCCCGGTCTGGTGCGCCTGCCGACGTAGGCGTGCCCGGCGAGCCCGAGCAGGTAGGCCACCGCGCCCGCGGCAGCGAGGCCCACCGAGTGGCCGTCGTCCGGGATGACGGCCGCCGATGCGGCGATCGCGGCGATGAACGACACCCAGAACAACGAGTCCTGCACGGTGAAGACGTGGCCGCGCAGCGCGTCGTCCACGTCGATCTGCATGGCGGTGTCCGCGCACAGCTTGACCACCTGGCCCAGGGCGCCGAGCAGGAAGCCGCACACCGTCATCACCGGCAGCTGCAGGCCGATGCCACACAGCTGCACCAGTGCGGCGGCGGCGAGCGCGCCATTGGCCGTGGCGAACCGGCCCCAGCGCGCGACGAACGTCGGGGTGACCAGCGTGGCGAGGAACGAGCCCAGACCGGTGGCGGCGACGAACAGCACCACGGTGCCCAGCCCGGCGACGTCGTGGCTGCCGCTGTGGCGAACCAGGATCAGGACCAGCAGGGTGTTGATGCCGAACGCGACGCGGTGGGCCGCCAGCCCGGTCAGCGTGGCGGACACCGTCGGCACGGCCGCCACGGTGCGCAGGCCGTAGCCCCAGCCGGTGGCCACCACGTAGGCCACCGACCCGTGCACGGCGCGGCGGGTGTCGTCCGGGCCCAGCGCACGAGGGCGGAAGCGGATCGAGAAGACCAGCGCCAGCACGACCGGGATCGCGGCCAGGAAGATGATCACCGAGGCGCCGGTGTCGCCGGAGCCGAACAGCCACCGCGGCAGCAGCATGAAGTTGGCGCCCGCGAAGGCGGCCACCGCGCCGCTCGCGGTGGCCACCGAGTTCATCGTGACGACCTGGTCGCGGGGCACGACGTGCGGCAGGGCCGCCGACAGGCCCGACGACACGAACCGCGTGAAGCCGTTGACGATCAGGGCGCCGCACAGGATCCACAGGTCGCCGGCCCCGTAGGCCAGCAGCGTGGCGACGCCGAGCACGAGCACCAGCCGCACCAGGTTGGCGCCGACCAGCACCAGGCGGCGGTCCCACCGGTCGAGCAGCGCTCCCGCGAACGGCCCGAGCAGCGAGTAGGGCAGGAACAGCACGGCGAAGGCGCCGGCGATGGCCCACGGCTCCGCGGCGCGCTCCGGGTTGAACAGCAGGGCGCCGGCCAATGCGGCCTGGAACAGTCCGTCGCCGAACTGGCTGACGATCCGAAGTTCGAGCAGCCGCCGGAACTCCGGGAGTTCGCGCATCGCGTTGAGGAGGGCGGTTCGCCTACCCGTGTTCGCCACTTCGGTTCCGACTCCGTTGGTCGATGGTGCTGGATCGGTTGCTGCTGGATGGCCGGGAACTCGGCGACCGAATCCACCCTACGGATCCGGATCGACACGGGTGGGCCGGGCTGCGGGCGTTGCCCACGGGCGGCGGTGCCGAGGTGACATGATGGGACCCGTGGCGCAGTCAGACGATCCGGAGGACTTCCTGGCGCCTGCGTCGCACCGCGTGCGTGCCGGCACGCTGCTGCTGGCCAACACCGATCTGTTGGAGCCGACGTTCCGGCGCAGCGTCATCTACGTCGTCGAGCACAACGACGGCGGCACCCTCGGCGTCGTCCTGAACCGGCCGAGTGAGACGCCGGTGTACAACGTGCTGCCGCAGTGGACCAAGCTCGCCGCGAAGCCGAAGACGATGTTCGTCGGCGGACCCGTGAAGCGCGACTCGGCGCTGTGCCTCGCGACGCTGCGCGTCGGCATGGACACCAGCACGGTGCCCGGGCTGCGGCACGTCCAGGGCCGCATCGCGATGGTCGACCTCGACGCCGACCCCGACGAGATCGCCCCCGCCATCGAGGGTGTGCGGATCTATGCCGGGTACTCGGGCTGGACCATCGGTCAGCTCGAGGGCGAGATCGAGCGCGATGACTGGATCGTGCTCTCGGCGCTGCCGTCCGACGTGCTCGTCGAACCTCGGGTGGACCTGTGGGGACGCGTGCTGCGGCGCCAGCCGCTACCGCTGTCGATGCTGGCGACCCACCCGATCGACGTCAGCCGCAACTAGCGCGCGTCACGCCGGACGGCGCTACGTGCAGGACGCGCTACTTGCAGGACAGCGTGCAGGATGCGCAGGCGCCCGTGCCGCACGAGCTGCTGGCCGCGGCGACGGCCTCCTGCCGCGCCACCGACTTCGCCGCCTGGTAGCAGCCGGCCCCGATGGTGCCGACGGCGCCGACGACGCACAACACGAGCAACAGGACCGCCGCCCCGGCGGGCGCGGACAGGGCCGCGGCGCCTCCGGCGGCGAGCATGACGGCGCCGGCGAGCTGGGTCGGGACGACGCTGCGCAGCACCCGGATGACGGGGTCGCCCGGCTGCGGCCGGGACAGCAGCCACAGACCGGCCGCGGCAATGGCCGCGGCCGCGCACAGGCACAGCACTGCGGCGATCAACACGTCGTCGAGGATACGAGCCCGGGCGGCGCGCCGTCGAACCGGCTAGCTGGGCAACCCCGGCAGCGGCGGCAGG is from Mycolicibacterium grossiae and encodes:
- the sigM gene encoding RNA polymerase sigma factor SigM; the protein is MSSYDRDAGRHRTDAELLAAHVAGDRTAFEVLVHRHHRQLYRLAHLTSRNREDAADALQDALLAAHRRARTFRYDASVSSWLHRIVVNACLDRLRRNKTHSTVPLEGDAHPADDPTARVDTTLMIERELVRLPAEQRAVVVAVDMHGYSIGETARLLGIAEGTVKSRCARARAKLARALDDADPERSVTESGPAVNDVREAPRNVAARDDSAGAR
- the murJ gene encoding murein biosynthesis integral membrane protein MurJ — protein: MTAPRRPVPAPPRQRIPRGPAPRRRAGQAAAPPRKELSDAAVVSRSWGMAFATLISRITGFFRIVLLATILGAALSSAFSVANQLPNLVAALVLEATFTAIFVPVLARAERDDADGGTAFVRRLMTLATALLLATTLVSVAAAPLLVRLMLGDDPLVNRPLTTAFAYLLLPQVIFYGLSSVFMAILNTRNVFGPPAWAPVLNNVVAIATLGLYLVVPGELSLDPVRMGDAKLLVLGIGTTLGVVAQTAVLFVAIRRERISLRPLWGIDDRLKRFGTMATAMVLYVLISQVGLIVGNQIASSAAASGPAIYNYTWLILQLPFGMIGVTVLTVVMPRLSRNAAANNIRAVLGDLSLATRLTMVTLIPIVAFMTVGGPAIGSALFAYGNFGAVDAGYLGLAITLSSFTLIPYALVLLQLRVFYAREQPWTPILLIVVITVVKIAASLAAPHVTDDPNLVAGYLGLANGLGFLAGATVGHVLLRTNLKPPGGRLLELAVIRTILVAIAASLGAGLIAHVVDQLLGLERLTDSGGGAGSLLRLVVLGLIMAPIIGGVMVAAKVPEAASAIAFVRRRLGRGATAPSGGVPPGPSQPAPVLGPPVRPRPTRHFPYPEHTYPPPRRIGPAAPDGLGAPAPGRRPWRGAPAVSDESAGGPASGPDGGATTRIPRPSADDFEPDVSTETASVSGRPPADYGGDPTREPMSFGMPNEPAIEAATDDDVHLIPGATIAGGRYRLLVFHGGPPHLQFWHALDTALDRQVALTFVDPEATLADDEVQQILARTLKLSRLEMLGVARVLDVANTGSGGLVVSEWIRGGSLAEVAETSPSPIGGARAIQSLAAAAEAAHRQGVALSIDHPGRVRVSIDGDVALAFPATLADASPEGDIRGIGAALYALLVNRWPLPETGVRSGLAAADEDPAGQPVEPRALDRDIPFQISAAAARAVQENGGIRTAATLLNLLQQATAVADRTEVINPVDEPAEGGSGPRLDDPETRNRRRRGLVIGVSVGAVILIIVLAGLAIGLRGVFGDVGGPLDRQELGLNAPTSETSTANTGTVKPVRATVFSPGGEADNPSDAGLAIDGNPGTAWPTDTYSDAAPFPSFKSGVGLLLQLPQPTTLASVSITLNSTGTSIQIRSASTANPTSLAETTELTPPTPMKTGANTIDIANAQPTSTVLVWITTLGTVDGRSESALSDITLTSAS
- a CDS encoding DUF6049 family protein, coding for MTHRAAGRAAATLHVLTPWRLLCMLLAAALVLAPAVLPRAAAGEPGAAQFLKLSIDSVTPDIVTTAGQPLVTVTGRVANIGDRSVRDVVIRMEHAPAVTTSAGLRTNLTGDGEQYQPVADFITVAPELNQGQSAAFTLSYPLRAAEGPSLRIADPGVYPVLVNVNGTPDYGAPARLDDARFLLPVVGVPPDPSRESSDPVTAVVPPDTSRPVRTTMLWPLADRPRLAAGAPGGTTPVRLADDDLATSLAGGGRLDVLLAAADFATSPSVDPTGQIRSALCLAVDPDLLVTVNAMTTGYVVAENRDGGLGGPTRPGTGQEAAVNWLGRLRSLAQRTCVTPTVYAQADLTALHRVGDPGLAATATTDTADVVDQILGVQSVRGATLVGDGALTGGAIRLLSERGPTVAIAAPDYVAQDSAAGDPPPADLAPRRYSAAVVTAPFDPTVGAALAGAGSKPLSPSYLDASLEVPLQHDSLVARRQDAVAAMLWRGLRPRTEPRSELLVPPLSWDLQSDDATAMLSALATSIHSGLAIPRPLPAVLAESRGVTPTFDGPLPSDALGNPRARFSDGVTSEISSVTGRLWGLTGALTTDTRTGLTGPQYTAPLREDMLRALSQSVPPDARNGLAEQRVDRVSGTVDDLFKAVTIVNPGGSYTLATERSPLPLALRNDLPVPIRVRLDVDAPPGMTVTDMGEIELPPGYLPLRVPIEVHFTQRVAVDVALRTADGLTLGEPVRLSVHSNAYGKVLFFITLTGGVVLALLVGRRLWHRFRGQPDRADLDRPSRADRPDAGRGDPLDTAIAHAPDDR